From a region of the Triticum aestivum cultivar Chinese Spring chromosome 7D, IWGSC CS RefSeq v2.1, whole genome shotgun sequence genome:
- the LOC123164685 gene encoding U3 small nucleolar RNA-associated protein 14, with protein MGGTKPNPKARTNSLAARGSRGTGRGRGRGRGRGGAGRPGEKRSHGPHLPNKLRRELESLGPARDRGSDDDDDDEDDVVGEDVYEYEEGVPEEEARKNDRYDAVAKYEYDFDSDGSNADEDVPSDEGEDMEEDDDGDVDEEKQIRILQETTGMPREAFDGNRKKKEKKQAQELLLQPGDGPVTIHDLLDNIQDKPGYSKIRKMVQQQEKKPMVVQPPLPKGQRDKMDRSVAYVLSKKEIGKWERIVKDNREAATLRFENDLNLGVDTVGAIASKFEPRSSFEKQMAGVFNNTEIMEAHKNDGAKILELNKMEVEDVRERQNRLAKMRSLLFRHEMKAKRVKKIKSRTYHRLMKKDKLKAADLEADPEAAKDSAKKLEFKRAEERMTLKHKNNSKWAKRILKRGLSVQDDGTRDAITAQLQQHALLTRKMNSIKDGSSGSDESSDDDNDDEDEDESKLEAKLLNRGKEKIRKVIVEDNEIPKSGVFSLPFMERAMKKRADATYEETRLDYEELEESLRKLEDDNTEENVDSMKVTGKRTFGPVKRAHEEANKRPKLGDADKNSDSEYDSDSGQHFDSNEVNKKAEYANNKADDVQLGTALLDNEQQNDLYVSFDGTRKSQGPKTDIEVRMLADNSWKKVKNSKTNGGNNIKESGNKSKVQIPSVDSNPKPQNSDSDSEEEMVDGFLTVSDEKETYELPSQADLIRQAFAGDDVEAEFEDEKFKALNEENPEPEEPALVPGWGQWTHVQQKRGLPSWMVKEHEDAKRKREETLKSRKDAKLKHVIISEHVDKKAEKLLAANLPFPYTSNDVYENSMRMPLGPDFNPAISLSALNRPAIVKKPGVVIKPIQYGEIDPHEKPDELKRVIQRVKPNPNIKKASAKQAKRTASHRRN; from the exons ATGGGCGGAACGAAGCCCAACCCGAAGGCGAGAACCAATAGCCTGGCCGCCAGGGGATCACGCGGCACCGGGAGGGGCCGtggcaggggcaggggcaggggcGGGGCGGGGAGGCCCGGGGAGAAGCGCAGCCACGGTCCCCATCTTCCCAACAAGCTGCGCCGGGAGCTCGAGTCGCTGGGACCTGCCCGCGACCGGggctccgacgacgacgacgacgacgaggatgacgtgGTGGGCGAGGACGTGTACGAGTACGAGGAGGGGGTgcccgaggaggaggcgcgcaagAACGACCGCTACGACGCCGTCGCCAAGTACGAGTACGACTTCGACAGCGACGGCTCCAACGCG GACGAGGATGTGCCTTCGGATGAAGGCGAGGATATGGAAGAAGATGATGACGGAGATGTGGACGAGGAGAAGCAGATAAGAATACTCCAGGAAACGACAGGAATGCCTAGAGAAGCCTTCGATG GCaataggaagaagaaggagaagaaacagGCACAGGAGCTGCTTTTGCAGCCTGGAGATGGTCCGGTAACAATTCATGATCTCTTGGATAATATCCAGGATAAGCCTGGGTATAGCAAGATACGTAAGATGGTCCAGCAGCAGGAGAAAAAGCCAATGGTCGTGCAGCCCCCACTTCCAAAAGGGCAGAGGGACAAGATGGACCGTAGTGTGGCATACGTCCTATCCAAGAAGGAAATCGGCAAGTGGGAGCGGATAGTGAAGGACAACCGGGAAGCTGCCACGCTTCGCTTTGAAAATGATTTGAACTTAGGTGTCGATACTGTTGGGGCAATTGCTAGCAAATTTGAACCAAGGTCATCATTTGAGAAGCAGATGGCTGGTGTGTTTAACAACACAGAAATTATGGAAGCACACAAGAATGATGGTGCTAAAATCTTGGAACTTAACAAG ATGGAGGTGGAGGATGTGAGAGAGCGTCAAAATCGTCTTGCTAAAATGCGCAGCCTTCTGTTTCGTCATGAAATGAAAGCAAAACGTGTGAAGAAGATTAAGTCCAGGACTTACCACCGGTTGATGAAGAAGGACAAACTGAAGGCAGCAGACTTGGAGGCAGATCCTGAAGCTGCAAAAGACTCTGCTAAGAAACTAGAATTTAAGCGTGCGGAG GaaaggatgacactgaagcacaagaATAATTCGAAATGGGCAAAGCGAATCTTGAAGCGTGGCTTGTCTGTTCAAGACGATGGCACTCGAGATGCTATTACAGCACAACTCCAACAGCATGCTCTTCTTACTAGAAAAATGAATTCCATAAAAGATGGATCTAGTGGTAGTGATGAAAGTTCTGATGACgacaatgatgatgaagacgaagaTGAAAGCAAATTAGAAGCAAAGCTTCTGAACAGAGGGAAAGAAAAGATTCGTAAAGTGATTGTAGAAGATAATGAGATTCCAAAGTCTGGAGTTTTTTCATTGCCTTTCATG GAGCGTGCTATGAAAAAGCGTGCAGATGCAACTTATGAGGAAACACGGCTAGATTATGAAGAATTGGAGGAATCCTTAAGGAAATTGGAGGATGACAACACCGAGGAGAATGTAGATTCAATGAAGGTGACAGGGAAAAGAACTTTTGGGCCTGTGAAAAGGGCACATGAAGAGGCAAACAAGAGGCCAAAATTAGGTGATGCTGACAAGAACAGTGACAGTGAGTATGACTCTGACTCTGGTCAACATTTCGACAGCAATGAAGTAAATAAGAAGGCAGAATATGCAAATAACAAGGCAGATGATGTCCAACTTGGGACTGCACTGCTCGACAACGAACAACAGAATGATCTATACGTT AGCTTTGATGGTACTAGAAAAAGCCAAGGCCCAAAGACAGACATTGAAGTTCGAATGTTAGCCGATAATTCGTGGAAGAAG GTGAAAAATAGCAAAACAAATGGTGGTAACAATATTAAAGAGAGTGGCAATAAATCCAAAGTGCAGATCCCTTCTGTGGATTCAAACCCTAAG CCTCAAAATTCTGATTCAGATTCTGAGGAAGAGATGGTTGACGGTTTCTTGACTGTCTCTGATGAAAAGGAAACTTATGAACTTCCATCGCAAGCTGATCTTATACGTCAAGCCTTTGCTGGTGATGATGTTGAAGCTGAGTTTGAGGATGAGAAATTTAAAGCTTTAAATGAAGAGAATCCTGAACCTGAAGAACCTGCACTTGTTCCTggttgggggcagtggactcatgTACAACAGAAAAGAGGACTTCCTTCATGGATGGTGAAAGAACATGAAGATGCCAAAAGGAAGAGGGAAGAAACCTTAAAGAGTAGGAAGGATGCAAAGCTAAAACACGTTATTATTTCTGAACATGTTGACAAGAAG GCTGAAAAACTTTTAGCAGCGAATCTTCCTTTCCCGTACACCTCAAATGATGTGTATGAAAATAGCATGCGTATGCCTCTTGGACCTGATTTCAACCCAGCAATATCACTGTCTGCTCTTAACCGACCTGCG ATTGTGAAGAAGCCTGGTGTTGTTATTAAGCCAATACAGTACGGGGAGATTGATCCGCATGAGAAGCCTGATGAGCTCAAGCGGGTCATTCAGAGAGTAAAACCGAACCCGAACATAAAGAAGGCCTCTGCGAAACAAGCGAAGAGGACAGCTTCACATCGGAGGAACTGA